A window of Clostridium botulinum BKT015925 contains these coding sequences:
- a CDS encoding UDP-N-acetylmuramoyl-L-alanyl-D-glutamate--2,6-diaminopimelate ligase, with the protein MKLIQILKELDYTNLNGTLDLDVNKVEYDSRKILSGDVFVAIEGFNVDGHKFIPKAIENGAKVIVCSKDTEINESCTYIKVENTRKALAIIASNFYGNPSNKIKLIGITGTNGKTTSTYMIKSILEHAGCNTGLIGTIANFIGEEKIKAERTTPESLELHEMFKKMKDKNIEYCIMEVSSHSLSLDRVYGLEFSQGVFTNLTQDHLDFHKTFENYYEAKLSMFNNAKNSIINIDDSYGERMLKDIPNTNLKVTYSTERQADLVANNIVNHARGAEFDLIYKGTTIHINLSIPGIYNVYNALCSAGACLEEEISIEKVKEGLENVVVPGRCENVTKKYNLGFDVIVDYAHTPDGLENILNTAKDFTKGRLISVFGCGGDRDKTKRPIMGKIGSDLSDIAIITSDNPRTEEPMSIIDDVVSGIDKDNYVVVENRKDAIKEAMKIAKKDDVIVVAGKGHEDYQILKDKVIHFDEREVIADIVKELF; encoded by the coding sequence ATGAAACTTATACAAATTTTAAAAGAATTAGATTATACAAATTTAAATGGCACATTAGATTTAGATGTAAACAAAGTAGAGTATGATTCAAGAAAGATTTTAAGTGGAGATGTATTTGTAGCCATTGAAGGATTTAATGTAGATGGACATAAATTTATCCCAAAAGCTATTGAAAACGGTGCTAAGGTTATTGTTTGTAGCAAAGATACCGAAATTAATGAAAGTTGCACATATATAAAAGTTGAAAATACGAGAAAAGCTTTGGCGATAATAGCATCTAATTTTTATGGAAATCCATCGAATAAAATAAAATTAATTGGTATAACAGGTACAAATGGGAAAACCACATCTACATATATGATAAAATCAATTTTAGAACATGCAGGATGTAACACAGGACTTATAGGAACTATAGCTAATTTTATTGGAGAAGAAAAAATAAAAGCTGAAAGAACTACACCAGAATCTCTTGAATTACACGAAATGTTCAAGAAAATGAAGGATAAAAATATAGAATATTGTATCATGGAAGTATCTTCTCATTCTTTAAGTTTAGATAGAGTATATGGATTAGAATTTTCACAAGGAGTATTTACTAATTTAACTCAAGATCACCTTGATTTTCATAAAACTTTTGAGAATTATTACGAAGCTAAATTATCTATGTTTAACAATGCTAAAAATTCAATAATAAATATAGATGATTCTTATGGAGAAAGAATGCTTAAAGATATACCAAACACTAACCTAAAAGTTACTTATTCTACTGAAAGACAAGCAGATTTAGTTGCTAATAATATAGTAAATCATGCAAGAGGTGCTGAATTTGATTTAATTTATAAAGGAACTACAATACATATTAATCTAAGTATACCAGGAATATATAATGTTTATAATGCTTTATGTAGTGCAGGAGCATGTCTTGAAGAAGAAATTTCTATAGAGAAAGTAAAAGAAGGACTTGAAAATGTAGTTGTTCCTGGAAGATGTGAGAATGTTACTAAAAAATATAATTTAGGGTTTGATGTTATAGTTGATTATGCACATACTCCAGATGGACTTGAAAATATATTAAATACTGCGAAAGATTTTACAAAAGGAAGACTCATAAGTGTATTTGGATGTGGTGGTGATAGAGATAAAACTAAAAGACCTATTATGGGAAAAATAGGATCTGATTTATCTGATATTGCAATAATAACATCTGATAATCCTAGAACAGAGGAACCTATGTCAATTATAGATGATGTAGTTTCTGGAATAGATAAAGATAATTATGTTGTAGTAGAAAATAGAAAAGATGCAATAAAAGAAGCTATGAAAATTGCAAAAAAAGATGATGTTATAGTTGTTGCAGGAAAAGGTCATGAAGATTATCAAATATTAAAAGATAAGGTGATACATTTTGATGAAAGAGAAGTAATAGCTGATATAGTAAAGGAGTTGTTTTAA
- a CDS encoding UDP-N-acetylmuramoyl-tripeptide--D-alanyl-D-alanine ligase produces MELLKFEEIVEAIHGKIHINSNCHKYNSVSTDTRKINENSIFVALKGDNFNANNYIVEASKKGANLCIVDEIKFNEGDLQENTSVILVENTRKALLDLAELYRSKLNIKIIGITGSTGKTSTKDLTAAALGSKFKVFKTQGNFNNEIGLPLMIFNLDNTLDVAVLEMGMSDFSEIHRLAKVARPDIALITNIGISHIENLKTRENILKAKMEITDFFNKDSILIVNNENDLLKDISSNDYNIINIGFNEGVAYKATDILTDENHIEFTVCHNDENEKFNIPVPGKHNILNSLLAIAAGRVLNIEYDKLKDGIKNLSVTSMRLDIVKGEKFTIVDDCYNASPDSMRAAIDVMNTIKGKRKIAVLGTMKELGVDSYKFHKEVAEYADSKNVDLLITVGEFNEAYKEGFNKTSKQFETIEDAAEFITNNINKDDIVLVKASRSMKFEYIVNKLKDKNC; encoded by the coding sequence TTGGAATTACTAAAATTTGAAGAAATAGTCGAAGCTATTCATGGAAAAATACACATAAATTCTAATTGTCATAAATATAATAGTGTAAGTACAGATACAAGAAAAATTAACGAAAATAGTATATTTGTAGCACTAAAGGGAGATAATTTTAATGCAAACAATTATATAGTAGAGGCAAGCAAAAAAGGTGCAAACTTATGTATAGTAGACGAAATAAAGTTTAATGAAGGTGATTTACAGGAAAATACATCGGTTATATTAGTGGAAAATACAAGAAAAGCATTACTTGATTTGGCTGAATTATATAGAAGTAAACTAAATATAAAAATAATAGGTATAACAGGTTCAACAGGAAAAACATCTACTAAGGATTTAACTGCGGCAGCTTTAGGTTCTAAGTTTAAAGTTTTTAAAACACAAGGAAACTTTAATAATGAAATAGGATTACCATTAATGATATTTAATCTTGATAATACTTTAGACGTTGCTGTATTAGAAATGGGAATGAGTGATTTTTCTGAGATCCATAGACTTGCAAAGGTGGCAAGACCAGATATTGCTTTAATAACTAATATTGGTATATCACATATAGAAAATTTAAAAACTAGAGAAAATATTTTAAAAGCAAAAATGGAAATAACAGATTTCTTTAATAAAGACAGTATTTTAATAGTTAACAATGAGAATGATTTATTAAAAGATATATCTTCAAATGATTATAATATAATTAATATAGGGTTTAATGAAGGAGTAGCGTATAAAGCTACAGATATACTTACTGATGAAAATCATATTGAATTTACTGTGTGTCATAATGATGAAAATGAAAAATTTAATATACCTGTTCCTGGAAAACATAATATTCTAAATTCATTACTTGCAATTGCAGCAGGTAGAGTTTTAAATATAGAATATGATAAGCTAAAAGATGGTATAAAGAATTTGAGTGTTACATCTATGAGACTTGACATAGTAAAAGGAGAAAAGTTTACTATAGTAGATGATTGCTATAATGCTAGTCCAGATTCAATGAGAGCGGCTATCGATGTAATGAATACAATAAAAGGTAAAAGAAAGATAGCTGTGCTTGGAACCATGAAGGAACTAGGAGTAGATTCATATAAATTTCATAAAGAAGTTGCTGAGTATGCGGATAGTAAAAATGTAGACTTATTAATAACTGTAGGAGAGTTTAATGAAGCATATAAAGAAGGATTTAATAAAACTTCTAAACAATTTGAAACTATAGAAGATGCAGCTGAGTTTATAACAAATAATATAAACAAAGATGATATTGTACTAGTAAAAGCTTCAAGAAGTATGAAATTTGAATATATAGTAAACAAGCTTAAAGATAAAAATTGCTAA
- the mraY gene encoding phospho-N-acetylmuramoyl-pentapeptide-transferase encodes MSLMIYSVLVAFIISLLQGPILIPLLHKFKFGQNIRSEGPQSHKKKSGTPTMGGIIFIISSIVTVFIITRHPSFETKLAMFAFVGFGIIGLIDDSLKIIHKENEGLKAYQKMILLLIVSSIIAFYAYNNPKIGSEIIIPFVHKTCNLGIFYIPFIVVYFAATTNAVNLTDGLDGLATSITLLVMTFFAVVSYATGNYTLAVFCATVGGALLGFLKYNAYPAQIFMGDTGSLALGGVVGAVAMMLKLPLIVPIVGGIYLAETLSVIIQVTSFKLTGKRVFKMSPIHHHFELSGWHETKVVSIFSIITVILCLIGFLSLIKMNSLSL; translated from the coding sequence ATGAGTTTAATGATTTATTCAGTATTAGTAGCATTTATAATATCATTACTTCAAGGACCTATACTAATACCATTGTTACACAAATTTAAATTTGGTCAAAATATAAGAAGTGAAGGACCACAAAGTCATAAAAAGAAATCGGGAACCCCTACAATGGGAGGAATAATATTCATTATTTCAAGTATAGTTACAGTTTTTATAATTACAAGACATCCAAGTTTTGAAACAAAACTTGCAATGTTTGCATTTGTAGGATTTGGAATAATAGGATTAATAGATGATTCACTTAAAATAATACATAAGGAAAACGAAGGACTAAAAGCATATCAAAAGATGATATTATTATTAATAGTTTCATCTATAATAGCATTTTATGCTTATAATAATCCTAAAATAGGTAGTGAAATAATAATACCTTTTGTACACAAAACTTGTAATCTAGGTATTTTCTATATACCATTTATAGTAGTTTATTTTGCAGCTACAACTAATGCTGTAAATTTAACAGATGGATTAGATGGTCTTGCAACAAGTATTACTTTACTTGTAATGACTTTCTTTGCTGTAGTAAGTTATGCTACAGGCAATTATACACTTGCGGTATTTTGCGCTACAGTTGGAGGAGCTTTATTAGGATTTTTAAAATATAATGCTTATCCGGCACAAATTTTTATGGGGGATACTGGTTCATTAGCTTTAGGTGGTGTAGTTGGAGCAGTAGCTATGATGTTAAAATTACCTTTGATAGTACCAATTGTTGGAGGCATATATCTTGCAGAAACTTTATCTGTAATAATACAAGTTACATCATTTAAATTAACAGGTAAGAGAGTTTTTAAAATGAGTCCAATACATCATCACTTTGAATTAAGTGGATGGCATGAAACTAAAGTAGTATCTATATTTTCTATAATAACGGTTATACTTTGTTTAATAGGTTTCTTGTCTTTAATTAAGATGAATAGTTTATCCCTATAA
- the spoVE gene encoding stage V sporulation protein E — protein MEKPKRKMGKVDFILFVTIMLLVATGVIMVYSASSYAALHSKNYNYDDMYFLKKQGLWATIGITFMIIAEKRDYHKLRNNIKPLIIITIILLCAVFAFPGNHGARRWIYLPGGASIQPSEIAKYMVVLYMANSIEQKGERIKTFKYGIMPYLLVSGFFAGMVLLEKNLSIASVIMIVTLIILFTSGCRGKHIAFLFSVIGVAGVAFTILEPYRLARFTSFLNPWADPKGKGYQLIQSLLALGSGGIMGMGLGQSRQKCYYIPEPHNDFIFSIIGEELGMIGCLVIISLFIVFIFRGVKVAAQAKDIFGTVLATGITGVIAIQAIINIAVVTGSMPVTGVPLPFISYGGSSLVFNLIAMGVLLNISRQSSN, from the coding sequence ATGGAAAAACCCAAAAGAAAAATGGGTAAGGTTGATTTTATATTGTTTGTTACAATAATGTTATTAGTAGCAACAGGTGTAATTATGGTATATAGTGCTAGCTCATATGCTGCATTACATAGTAAAAATTATAATTATGATGATATGTACTTTTTGAAGAAACAAGGATTGTGGGCTACAATAGGAATAACATTTATGATTATAGCGGAAAAAAGAGACTATCATAAATTAAGAAATAATATAAAACCACTTATTATTATAACTATAATATTACTATGTGCTGTTTTTGCGTTTCCAGGTAATCATGGAGCAAGAAGATGGATTTACCTTCCGGGAGGAGCTTCTATTCAACCATCGGAAATTGCTAAATATATGGTTGTTTTATATATGGCCAATAGTATAGAGCAAAAAGGTGAGCGAATAAAAACATTTAAGTATGGAATAATGCCATATTTGCTAGTATCAGGTTTCTTTGCTGGTATGGTATTGCTAGAAAAAAATCTTAGTATAGCATCAGTTATAATGATTGTTACATTAATTATTTTGTTTACATCAGGCTGTAGAGGAAAACACATAGCATTTTTATTCAGCGTAATTGGTGTAGCAGGAGTTGCATTCACAATATTGGAACCATACAGATTGGCGAGATTTACAAGCTTCTTAAATCCTTGGGCAGATCCTAAAGGTAAGGGATATCAGTTAATACAATCCTTACTAGCATTAGGATCAGGAGGAATAATGGGTATGGGTCTTGGGCAATCAAGACAAAAATGTTATTACATACCAGAACCGCATAATGATTTCATATTCTCTATTATAGGAGAAGAGCTAGGTATGATTGGATGCTTAGTTATTATATCTTTATTTATAGTGTTTATATTTAGAGGAGTAAAAGTAGCAGCACAAGCTAAAGATATTTTTGGAACAGTACTTGCTACTGGTATAACAGGTGTAATAGCAATTCAAGCAATAATAAATATTGCTGTTGTAACTGGATCTATGCCAGTTACAGGAGTACCATTGCCATTTATAAGTTATGGAGGTTCATCTCTTGTATTTAACTTAATAGCTATGGGTGTACTTTTAAATATATCGAGACAAAGTAGCAATTAA
- a CDS encoding cell division protein FtsQ/DivIB, translating to MTINSKVGKNKEQNELILKRRKKRRIKKYTLSIILLVSIVTTLCLKLPYFAIKDIEVTNNRNITSEEIKKLSQVQLGKNIFHLNLNKIKESILTNSYILDANVKRQFPDHIKIDVQERTAIFYVKQQDKYLIIDKDGVVLEEKATIDGMKLIKLEGFEKDPYKVGEAIKTKDERKLKVINEITDLIARLNDGMPEPAIVNIDDLTNITFCYGDMLVKLGTSDNLEEKYNKALNILTVNGLTNKKGYIDISFNGEPVFAIKD from the coding sequence ATGACTATAAACTCAAAAGTTGGAAAAAATAAGGAACAAAATGAACTAATTTTAAAGAGAAGGAAGAAAAGAAGAATCAAGAAATATACGTTAAGTATTATTCTGCTTGTATCTATAGTTACCACCTTATGTCTGAAGCTACCGTATTTTGCGATTAAAGATATTGAGGTTACAAATAATAGAAATATAACTTCTGAGGAAATTAAAAAACTTTCACAAGTTCAGCTTGGCAAAAATATATTTCATTTGAATTTAAATAAAATAAAAGAATCTATTCTTACAAATTCGTACATATTAGATGCAAATGTAAAAAGGCAATTTCCAGATCATATAAAGATTGATGTTCAAGAAAGAACAGCAATTTTTTATGTAAAACAACAAGATAAATATTTAATAATAGACAAAGATGGGGTTGTTTTAGAAGAAAAGGCCACAATTGATGGAATGAAGCTTATTAAATTAGAAGGATTTGAAAAAGATCCATATAAGGTTGGAGAAGCTATTAAAACTAAGGATGAAAGAAAGCTTAAAGTTATAAATGAAATTACTGATTTAATTGCTAGATTAAATGATGGTATGCCTGAACCTGCTATAGTTAATATAGATGATTTAACTAATATAACATTTTGTTATGGAGATATGCTTGTTAAGCTTGGAACAAGTGATAATCTTGAAGAAAAATATAACAAAGCATTAAATATTTTAACGGTTAATGGTCTTACGAATAAAAAAGGTTATATAGATATAAGTTTTAATGGTGAACCAGTATTTGCTATAAAAGATTAG
- a CDS encoding DUF881 domain-containing protein: MKKIQSQISVGIVCVLLAFMITYQLKSVMNQNKELDEKKNAAQITLEIDQLKKQKDKLRENIDELQTQIKSYENAASNKSDMTKEIVKKLEDTRILTGSVDVEGEGIIVYITPQKEFFTGNNNVVPIIKDYDIIKIINELNAADAEAVSVNDIRITSRTGIRSASNYITINNERIPSTKRITIKAIGNKINLKKPLEFPGGVLDELKQIGIDVKYEESSNIKIQKNNESLKFQYARPINTDK; this comes from the coding sequence ATGAAAAAAATTCAATCACAAATATCTGTTGGAATTGTATGTGTACTTCTTGCCTTTATGATTACATATCAATTAAAATCTGTTATGAATCAAAATAAAGAATTAGATGAAAAGAAAAATGCAGCTCAAATCACATTAGAAATAGATCAATTGAAAAAGCAAAAAGATAAATTAAGAGAAAATATAGATGAATTACAGACACAAATAAAGAGCTACGAAAATGCAGCTTCTAATAAAAGTGATATGACTAAGGAAATAGTGAAAAAATTAGAGGATACTAGAATACTTACAGGAAGTGTTGATGTAGAAGGAGAAGGTATAATAGTATATATTACACCTCAAAAAGAGTTTTTTACAGGTAATAATAATGTAGTACCAATTATTAAAGATTATGATATTATAAAAATCATAAATGAATTAAATGCAGCTGATGCAGAGGCGGTATCTGTAAATGATATAAGAATTACATCAAGGACAGGTATTAGAAGTGCCAGTAATTATATTACTATAAACAATGAAAGAATACCTTCAACTAAAAGAATAACAATAAAAGCTATTGGAAATAAGATTAATTTAAAAAAACCTTTAGAGTTTCCGGGAGGAGTTCTTGATGAATTAAAGCAAATTGGTATTGATGTTAAATATGAAGAATCAAGTAATATAAAAATACAAAAGAATAATGAAAGTTTAAAATTTCAATATGCAAGACCTATAAATACAGATAAATAG
- a CDS encoding small basic family protein, with protein sequence MVIVIGLIIGTIIGIFWNINIPINFSPYISVAIFACLDSVFGAIRASVEKKFRADVFISGFFGNAVLAAALTYLGDKLGMPIYLAAVIVFGERIFNNFASLRRLLLEKAKSHQ encoded by the coding sequence ATGGTAATAGTAATAGGACTTATAATTGGAACAATAATAGGTATTTTTTGGAATATAAATATACCGATAAATTTTTCACCATATATTTCTGTTGCTATATTTGCATGTTTAGATTCAGTTTTTGGAGCCATAAGAGCATCTGTAGAAAAGAAGTTTAGAGCAGATGTATTTATTTCTGGATTTTTTGGAAATGCTGTTTTAGCAGCAGCATTAACATATTTAGGAGATAAATTAGGTATGCCAATATATCTTGCTGCAGTTATAGTATTTGGAGAAAGAATATTTAATAATTTTGCATCTCTAAGAAGGCTTTTATTAGAAAAAGCAAAATCACATCAATGA
- a CDS encoding DUF881 domain-containing protein, protein MKQNEATIFIFIASIIIGVLISSNMNFSKFNNKVLLNPSDYQQAYNYNMKLNRDIRNLKEEYDEYNKKLKKYKDNGYNKDKLQIEMEDEVSNNEMILGNKDLEGEGIEITLEDASLDKQSQIVSPNDYWNLIIHDKDITLAINDLRFAGAEAISVNGQRIIGNSSVLCWGVFTEINGVKIPAPFNIKAIGDKEKLYSYVEGYESSISILKIRGINVNISKKDKIKILGNDKKLDYNYMRESKIYNKK, encoded by the coding sequence ATGAAACAAAATGAAGCTACTATATTTATTTTCATAGCTTCTATAATTATAGGGGTACTTATTTCATCGAATATGAATTTTAGTAAGTTCAATAACAAGGTGCTTTTAAATCCAAGTGATTATCAACAAGCTTATAATTATAATATGAAGTTAAATAGAGATATAAGAAATCTTAAAGAAGAATATGATGAATATAATAAAAAGCTAAAAAAGTATAAAGATAATGGATATAACAAAGATAAATTGCAAATTGAAATGGAAGATGAAGTTAGTAATAATGAAATGATATTAGGTAATAAAGATTTGGAAGGTGAAGGAATAGAAATAACATTAGAGGATGCGAGTCTAGATAAACAAAGTCAGATAGTAAGTCCAAATGATTATTGGAATTTAATAATTCATGATAAAGATATTACATTAGCTATTAATGATTTAAGGTTTGCAGGGGCTGAGGCTATATCAGTAAATGGTCAAAGAATTATAGGAAATTCTAGTGTGCTATGTTGGGGTGTATTCACAGAAATAAATGGAGTAAAGATTCCTGCACCGTTTAATATAAAAGCAATAGGAGATAAAGAAAAATTATATAGCTATGTAGAAGGATATGAATCATCTATATCTATTTTAAAGATAAGAGGTATTAATGTTAATATAAGCAAAAAAGATAAAATAAAAATTTTAGGGAATGACAAGAAACTCGATTATAATTACATGAGAGAATCTAAAATATATAATAAAAAATAA
- a CDS encoding YggS family pyridoxal phosphate-dependent enzyme: MVMSIKENVDKIKKSIPEGTTLIAVSKTRLLEELEEVYKCDIRDFGENKVQELIEKIDNFHDDVHWHLIGHLQTNKVKYIVGKVHLIHSLDNIRLLKEIEKRYSMCDKVANVLIQINIGRDPNKSGVLLEDLQDLINECEKCKYVKVKGIMTVIPKGNQDTNREYFKEMKNIYNFLSKNKYENVNMEFISMGMTGDYKIALEEGSNMVRIGEGIFGKRVYNV, translated from the coding sequence ATTGTTATGTCCATTAAGGAAAATGTTGACAAAATAAAAAAGAGTATACCAGAAGGAACTACACTAATTGCAGTGTCTAAGACTAGATTACTTGAAGAATTAGAAGAAGTATACAAATGTGATATAAGAGATTTTGGTGAAAATAAAGTTCAAGAACTTATAGAAAAAATCGATAATTTTCATGATGATGTTCACTGGCATTTAATTGGACATCTTCAAACTAATAAAGTAAAATATATTGTAGGAAAAGTCCATTTAATTCATTCTTTAGATAATATTAGACTCTTAAAAGAAATTGAAAAAAGATATTCAATGTGCGATAAAGTTGCAAATGTACTTATACAAATTAATATTGGAAGGGATCCAAATAAGTCGGGAGTGCTTCTAGAAGATTTACAAGATTTAATAAATGAATGTGAAAAATGTAAATATGTTAAAGTTAAAGGAATTATGACAGTAATTCCGAAAGGAAATCAGGACACCAATAGAGAATACTTTAAAGAGATGAAAAATATATATAATTTTTTATCTAAAAATAAATATGAAAATGTAAATATGGAGTTTATTTCTATGGGCATGACTGGAGACTATAAAATAGCACTTGAAGAAGGATCTAATATGGTAAGAATAGGCGAAGGGATATTTGGAAAAAGAGTATATAATGTTTAG
- a CDS encoding cell division protein SepF, which produces MAKKMLNKVMDFLGLEEEIDEIEEMDNEALNEENEEIENIFDASNVRNQKGKVVSIHTAASTKVIILKPMDYDAAIEICDNLKARKIIVVNMTSLESKIAQRLLDFIAGASYALGGSLDEIDKGVYIISPSNVEITNELKNELSSKGILNWTK; this is translated from the coding sequence ATGGCAAAAAAGATGCTTAATAAAGTTATGGATTTTTTAGGATTGGAAGAAGAAATTGACGAAATAGAAGAAATGGATAATGAGGCTTTAAATGAAGAAAATGAAGAAATAGAAAATATATTTGATGCTTCTAATGTAAGAAATCAGAAAGGAAAAGTTGTGAGCATACATACAGCAGCAAGTACAAAAGTTATAATTTTAAAACCCATGGATTATGATGCAGCAATAGAAATTTGTGATAATTTAAAAGCTAGAAAAATAATAGTTGTAAACATGACAAGCCTTGAATCTAAAATAGCACAAAGATTACTTGATTTTATTGCTGGTGCAAGCTACGCATTAGGTGGTTCACTTGATGAAATTGATAAGGGAGTATACATAATTTCACCATCAAATGTTGAAATAACAAATGAATTAAAAAATGAGCTTTCAAGTAAAGGAATATTAAATTGGACTAAATAA
- a CDS encoding YggT family protein — translation MILLILQKAFDILFQVLEIFILIDVILSWVPIQENTFTRLIHTIAEPFFYPGRIIQEKFMPGLAIDFSPILALVIIAILKRIVFSLIAIIFMRGIFGI, via the coding sequence ATGATATTATTAATATTGCAAAAAGCTTTTGATATATTATTTCAAGTTTTAGAAATATTCATACTTATTGATGTTATATTATCATGGGTGCCTATACAAGAAAACACATTTACTAGATTAATACATACTATTGCAGAACCTTTTTTTTATCCAGGAAGAATAATTCAAGAAAAGTTTATGCCGGGATTAGCTATAGATTTTTCTCCAATATTAGCATTGGTTATAATAGCAATATTAAAAAGAATAGTATTTTCGTTAATAGCTATTATATTTATGCGTGGAATATTTGGTATTTAA
- a CDS encoding RNA-binding protein, with translation MNKKQFIEYFNYQDNNLISNIYDKILLHEKINNPIYFNEFYSPTIWKKLLNLSSKIRCKIGTYGIFQESDRRAISILSNYDDDEMYNYPVKLLNIINMSAFSKLKHSDFLGALMSLGIKREKLGDLIVDEDECYVPVCSDIAEFIQNNLTRIGKSPCKVKILDHYDENQIPEHKFQVKTIIVSSCRLDSIVAALGGISRSNSEDMIKKGLVLLDYEKVIRKDIHVEINSIITLRGYGKFKINECTGKTLKGREKIIIKKYI, from the coding sequence ATGAATAAAAAACAGTTCATAGAATATTTTAATTATCAAGATAATAATTTGATTTCTAATATATATGATAAAATACTATTACATGAAAAAATAAATAATCCTATATACTTTAATGAATTTTATAGTCCAACTATTTGGAAAAAGCTACTTAATTTAAGTAGCAAAATAAGATGTAAGATAGGAACATATGGAATTTTTCAAGAGAGTGATAGAAGAGCTATTTCTATTTTATCTAACTATGATGATGATGAAATGTATAATTATCCAGTAAAATTATTAAATATAATCAATATGTCTGCATTTAGCAAATTAAAACATTCGGATTTCTTAGGAGCTTTAATGTCACTTGGTATTAAAAGAGAAAAACTTGGTGATTTAATAGTAGATGAAGATGAGTGTTATGTGCCAGTTTGCAGTGATATAGCTGAGTTTATACAAAACAATCTTACAAGAATAGGGAAAAGTCCGTGTAAGGTTAAAATTTTAGATCATTATGATGAAAATCAAATTCCAGAGCATAAATTTCAGGTGAAAACCATAATAGTTTCATCTTGTAGATTAGATTCCATAGTAGCAGCATTAGGTGGGATATCTCGAAGTAATTCAGAGGATATGATAAAAAAAGGTTTAGTTTTATTAGATTATGAAAAGGTTATAAGAAAAGATATTCATGTTGAAATAAATTCCATAATAACTTTAAGGGGATATGGTAAATTTAAGATAAACGAATGTACTGGGAAAACCTTAAAAGGAAGAGAAAAAATTATAATTAAAAAATACATATGA
- a CDS encoding DivIVA domain-containing protein: MVITSMDINNKEFKKNFRGYDCDEVDEFLDKIAEDYEALYKENSFAKERLEVAEEKLKHYSKIEENIQKTLVLAQSAAEQAKTSAQNEAELIIRQANESAQRIINKAHNDVIRINDDYEAVKQEFLKFRSKFKHFMSAQLDTFSGLEKEFVKNYNVGNAVDLSEISAKEIQINNEIPSVDNLENVNEKNLTQVDITKDTTSENEGLNNEDLDAIKSFFAEEDVK, from the coding sequence ATGGTAATTACATCAATGGACATTAATAATAAAGAATTTAAAAAGAATTTTAGAGGTTATGATTGTGATGAAGTTGATGAATTTTTAGATAAAATTGCTGAAGATTATGAAGCACTTTATAAAGAAAACTCATTTGCAAAGGAAAGATTAGAAGTAGCTGAAGAAAAATTAAAACATTATTCTAAAATTGAAGAAAATATTCAGAAAACTTTAGTGTTAGCTCAATCAGCAGCAGAGCAAGCTAAAACGTCGGCTCAAAACGAAGCAGAATTAATAATTAGACAAGCCAATGAATCTGCTCAAAGAATAATTAATAAAGCACATAATGATGTTATAAGAATTAATGATGATTATGAAGCTGTTAAACAAGAATTTTTAAAATTTAGATCTAAATTTAAGCATTTTATGAGTGCTCAATTAGATACATTTAGTGGACTTGAAAAAGAGTTTGTGAAAAATTACAATGTTGGTAATGCAGTTGATTTATCAGAGATAAGTGCTAAAGAAATACAGATAAATAATGAAATTCCAAGTGTTGATAATTTAGAGAATGTAAATGAAAAAAATTTAACTCAAGTAGATATAACTAAGGATACAACCTCAGAAAATGAAGGACTAAATAATGAAGATTTAGATGCTATAAAAAGTTTTTTTGCAGAGGAAGATGTAAAGTAG